The genomic interval GAAAAAGGGCTCAACCTGCCGGCTGCCAATTAAGCAGCGGTGTAACTGGCGGTAAGGCCTTGTACAACCCGGAAGTCGATTCATAAACCGGGCCCTGGCCCTTAACACGAAAGCCCCCTGATGGCCAACGACCAATTGCTTGGTGCCATTCGCACTGTACCTGATTTTCCCAAACCCGGGATTCAATTCAAGGATATTACGCCCATTCTCAAAGACGTTGAATTGCTGCGTCAGGCCGTTAAGTCGCTTGCCGCACCCTTTGAGCAGGCAAATATTGATAAAGTTGTAGGGATGGAGTCACGTGGATTTATTCTGGGCGCCATGCTTGCCGACCACCTTGGCGCAGGATTTGTACCCGTAAGGAAAAAAGGGAAACTGCCTTACCAGACCATCGCTGAAACCTACGCGCTCGAGTATGGCACAGATGAACTGGAGATGCATATTGATGCGCTTACGCCAGGCGAACGGGTACTGATTCACGACGATGTGATCGCTACCGGTGGCACAGCCGCCGCAACCGCTAACCTTGTAAAACGGTCTCAGGGGCACATTTTAGGGTATAGTTTCCTGATTGAACTGGCTTTCCTTAATGGCAAAGCAAAACTATCTGAAACTGTTCACGCTGTCCTTACCTACTGATGCAAGCAACATACAAACCAACCCACAACCCTCGCGTCCGGGCGTCCTTCAAACGCTACACCGTTGTATATCTTGTTCTACTGTTGCTATCTAGTGCATGTGACAGCCTTGAAGCTGTGCCCGGCGGTGAAGGCATTATCCTGAATACCTCACGTGTCCTTTGCTTTGAATTCAACGGCCTCACAAACGGCGAAAGCAAGTCCGTTGAATCTACCGATATGCTTGATCTGGATAACTTTCTCGCTAACGAGGGATTTGCTACAGATGAAGTGTTGCGTGCCGAAGTAACGGATGTGTCGATTCGCCTGCGTTTTCCGGGGTCTGAAAACCTGTCTGTATTTGATGAGGTAGATCTCCGCCTGTCTGGAACGGGTAGCAACACCCGTGTTGCAGGTGCTAATGATCTGGGCACAGGCCGAACGCTGGTCCTTTCTTCCACTGGCAGCAATGTCGGCAACATCGTACGAACTGGAAGTTTTCAGGGGATATTAGATGTGGTTGGTGCAACCTCCTCTTCGGAAGACTTTCTTGCTGAGGTAGAGCTCAACTTTACGGTAGAAGTAGAAGGAATTTAGCGCACCGCAATACAGGAGATCTCAACGCGGGCACCACGAGGGAGTGCCTGCACGGCCACCGTTTCACGCGCCGGCGGGTCTTCTCTGAAGTAGCGGGCATACACTTCATTTACCACCGCATAATCGTTCATGTCGGTCAGATATACGGTGCAGCGCACCACGTTATCGAAGGACATCTGAACGGAACGCAATACTGCCCCCAGATTCTCCAGTACCAACTCAGTTTCTGCCTCAATCGAGGAAGTTACCAGCGTGCCCGTTTCTGGCTCAATGGCGATTTGGCCAGAGCAATAGAGGGTATCATTTGCCAGGATTGCCTGACTGTAAGGGCCAATTGCAGCAGGGGCCTGATCAGTTCTAACGGTAGAACGCATAAATAAAAGACGTTAAATTGGTACTGCACACACGTCATGAAGGAATATGGGACGCCAGACGTGACTTGTCATGTATGATACCTTAACTTCGGTGGGAAGAGGCATATTATAAACGAAGATTACTCAAAGAATTTATGGATTTAGGTCTAAAGAACCGGATTGCCCTTGTTGCCGGCGCAAGCGATGGTCTTGGCTATGCAACCGCTGCTGCGCTACTGGGGGAAGGATGTCGGGTGGTAATTTGCTCGCGAAGTAAAGAAAGAATTGATGCTGCTGCCGCACGTATGGCCGCGGCGTGTGGGGTACCGTCCGATCAGATATTGCCTATAGTTTGCGACGTGACAGATGAAGACAGCATTATGCGAATGCTGTTCGAAACTACGGAGCAGTGGGGAGGACTGGATATCCTGGTGACAAATGCCGGCGGACCACCGGCCGGATACATCGATAATTTCTCTGCAGACCAATGGCGAAGCGCACTTGAACTGAATCTGATCAGTACCATCAACCTGTGCCGGCACGCGCTGCCGCTGTTGAAAAAAGCAGCAGCCAGCCCCGACCCGGTTGCACGTATCCTCATGGTGACCTCTGTTTCTGCTCGTCAGCCCATTCCCAATCTCTACCTCTCTAATACGTCCCGCGCCGGCGTGCAAGGGTTTGCAAAGAGCCTTTCCCTGGAACTGGGGCCGCTTGGCATCACAGTGAATACCATCATGCCAGGCTATACAAAAACGGCGCGTCTAAACGACCTGTCGAAAGCCATCCAGTCGCAAACAGGTCAGTCGGAAGCGGAAATTGAAGCGGGATGGGCCGAAGACAACGCGTTAAAACGATTGGGTGAACCTGAAGAATTTGCAGCAGCAGCAGCATTTTTAGTGAGTAAACCCGCGGCATACATTACCGGCATCGGTATGGTGGTAGATGGCGGACGGGTCAAAAACTTGCTTTAACGATGTATTCCCAATCCCTCAGGTGCTTTATGCAAAGGTTTTTATTAAAAATACGTAAGCGGTATAGATACCTGTTTTCAGGGCTCGCTGTTTGCTTGCTGGTGTCGCCGATTTGCGCTTTTGCCCAACAACTGGCCTCGCCATGTACGGCTGACGAAGCTTATACGGCATTTGATTTCTGGATAGGGGAATGGATAGTTGAAACCGCAGATGGCAATAAAGCCGGAGAAAACAGCATTACCCGCGAGGTAAGTGGCTGTATGTTGCAGGAGCGGTGGACTTCTGCTCGCGGTTCTTCAGGGCAAAGCATCAATTATTATGATCCATCTGATGGGCTATGGCACCAGGTATGGACCGACGTTGCTGGTAATATTGGATATTTTGAAGGCGGACTTGAAAACGGTAGTATGGTGCTTAAAGGCAGATGGGTCAATCCGGATGGTAGCAGTTATCTGCTGAATGGCACATGGAGCCAGCTTGAAGATGGCCGCGTGCGGCAGCATTTTGAGCAATCCACAGACGACGGAAAAACGTGGTCCACGTGGTTTGACGGGTACTACAGAAAAAAATAAAAACCCACGCCATCCTGTTAAGTCCCCACTTGCTGGATGTATCCTACAGAGAAAATATGCTTGAAGAAGGCAGTTTCAGGCTCATAATGCTGTTGCTTAGTACAGCACTTGGGCTTTCGTTTTTGATAGAGCGGCTTTTGGAGTTTCTCAATGGTCTGTTTAAAAAGCTGGCGTTCTCGGATCTCGACTGGTTTGAACAAAAAGGACAACTTCCTGCTGTTTTGCAACGCGAGGTAAGAGATGAGGATCTGACGGAAGCCGACTTTAATGAGCAATACGAACCGGTGTTGTTCACGATGAAAGCCATGGAGGCGCGCAATACATTTGAAACGGCGCAACGCTTCTGGTTGCAACTCATCGGTGTGCTGGCTGGCATTGCCGTTTGTTGGATTGCGAAATTTGGCTTGTTTGGTCCGCTCGCTGCCTTTGATGGGTTGCAGGGGGGCATGGACTGGGTTTTGACCGGCATCCTGATTGGAGGAGGTTCTCAGCCTATCCATTTCTTAATCAAATTCCTTAATCAGCGCCGTGTAGTTGAAGCCGGCCCGCCGGAAGTACTTCCCGTGGTCTCACCATCTGGTGTAATTGTGGATCTTGGCAACGATCCAGATCCCTTCTTCAAAATCCTCGATGTCCCTT from Bacteroidota bacterium carries:
- a CDS encoding adenine phosphoribosyltransferase, with the translated sequence MANDQLLGAIRTVPDFPKPGIQFKDITPILKDVELLRQAVKSLAAPFEQANIDKVVGMESRGFILGAMLADHLGAGFVPVRKKGKLPYQTIAETYALEYGTDELEMHIDALTPGERVLIHDDVIATGGTAAATANLVKRSQGHILGYSFLIELAFLNGKAKLSETVHAVLTY
- a CDS encoding RidA family protein, which encodes MRSTVRTDQAPAAIGPYSQAILANDTLYCSGQIAIEPETGTLVTSSIEAETELVLENLGAVLRSVQMSFDNVVRCTVYLTDMNDYAVVNEVYARYFREDPPARETVAVQALPRGARVEISCIAVR
- a CDS encoding SDR family oxidoreductase → MDLGLKNRIALVAGASDGLGYATAAALLGEGCRVVICSRSKERIDAAAARMAAACGVPSDQILPIVCDVTDEDSIMRMLFETTEQWGGLDILVTNAGGPPAGYIDNFSADQWRSALELNLISTINLCRHALPLLKKAAASPDPVARILMVTSVSARQPIPNLYLSNTSRAGVQGFAKSLSLELGPLGITVNTIMPGYTKTARLNDLSKAIQSQTGQSEAEIEAGWAEDNALKRLGEPEEFAAAAAFLVSKPAAYITGIGMVVDGGRVKNLL
- a CDS encoding peptidoglycan recognition family protein — protein: MLEEGSFRLIMLLLSTALGLSFLIERLLEFLNGLFKKLAFSDLDWFEQKGQLPAVLQREVRDEDLTEADFNEQYEPVLFTMKAMEARNTFETAQRFWLQLIGVLAGIAVCWIAKFGLFGPLAAFDGLQGGMDWVLTGILIGGGSQPIHFLIKFLNQRRVVEAGPPEVLPVVSPSGVIVDLGNDPDPFFKILDVPYNGGYRPETLENRNIRPAPPDLIVYHHTALHSDASFFDVVREIVEVKGWSTGYHSVIADDGVINNFCRWDRTGVHALGVNSRSLGIALNGNFHSQPGDPFSNDSGQFGNLRPTDIQLLSAAKVVALWCHLYNIPVKFGETIVSHRDVRPTACSGSNFPYDAFEALVKNCFEAWQSHDAQTELIFYKQKQLIYA